A genomic window from Punica granatum isolate Tunisia-2019 chromosome 2, ASM765513v2, whole genome shotgun sequence includes:
- the LOC116196681 gene encoding pentatricopeptide repeat-containing protein At4g32430, mitochondrial has product MIARRPSVRALLRTTHQPPIDIKNFHSSKHANQLFDRSFPSNILSVNRSMLEHIHKNRPGRSLDIFRGQLQLGFSGNVDEATVAVALKACNGDLGLGCQLHGFAISSGFVSFTTVSNSLMNLYFKAGTLDSALNIFENIDDPDVVSWNTVLSGSRDSESAFAVALAMNRKGVSFDAVTYTKLLSYCLDLEGFLFGLQLHCPAMKCGLDCEVFVANALITLYARQGLLVDGRKVFDEMPTHDLVSWGAMISGYTQEGNYGSESIRLLIRMLREGMRPDHVSLTGAVSACSQEGNFELGRQIHGLSVKIGQGKHTSVCNILMAIYSKAQATEDVKLVFKNMLERNVISWTTMISADEREAVSLFNSMRWEGICPNDVTFVGLLHSITSRNLVPEGRMVHGYCIRTGFTSELNVSNCLITMYAKFEEMESAKRVFEEAPSREIISWNALISGYAQNGMCQEALEMYFSAIMESFQPNPYTFGSALSAIGSAESISLRQGQRCHSHIIKLGLDSNSIVSGSLLDMYAKRGSISESLSVFSQTSRRSQFAWTAIISAHARHGDYDSAMELFKEMEEEGVKPDLITYLSVLTACGRKGMVDVGREVFKSMIRDHSIEPSHEHYSCMVDMLGRAGQLNEAEELLGQTPGGPRLSALQSLLGACRVHGNMEMAERVVDALMEIEPMESGSYVLMSNLYAEKGHWEKVAEIRKGMRERGVVKEIGFSWVDDGSLSLHGFSSGDMSHPQSDDIFSMAHCLGLEMQFLREKDDGEDSCNISSTREESLASL; this is encoded by the coding sequence ATGATTGCCCGCCGGCCAAGCGTCAGAGCCCTCCTCAGAACAACACATCAACCGCCCATTGATATTAAGAACTTCCACTCGAGCAAACATGCAAACCAACTGTTCGACCGAAGTTTTCCCTCTAACATCCTGTCCGTTAACCGTTCCATGCTCGAGCACATCCACAAGAACCGCCCTGGTCGATCTCTCGACATCTTCAGGGGGCAACTCCAGCTGGGTTTCTCCGGCAACGTTGATGAAGCCACGGTTGCGGTCGCCCTCAAGGCGTGCAATGGAGACCTCGGACTCGGCTGCCAGCTGCACGGGTTCGCTATCTCTTCAGGGTTTGTCTCGTTCACCACGGTTTCCAACTCCCTGATGAATCTGTACTTTAAAGCTGGAACCTTGGATAGTGCTTTAAACATTTTCGAGAATATCGATGATCCTGATGTTGTTTCTTGGAACACTGTGCTTTCTGGATCAAGGGACAGTGAATCTGCTTTTGCTGTTGCTCTTGCAATGAACCGTAAAGGCGTTTCCTTTGATGCAGTGACTTACACGAAACTGCTTTCCTATTGTTTGGATCTTGAGGGGTTCCTTTTTGGGTTGCAGCTGCATTGCCCTGCGATGAAATGTGGATTAGATTGTGAAGTGTTCGTGGCGAACGCACTCATAACATTATACGCGAGGCAGGGATTGCTAGTTGATGGCAGGAAAGTGTTTGATGAAATGCCGACTCATGATTTAGTTTCCTGGGGTGCAATGATTTCGGGATACACCCAAGAAGGAAATTATGGCTCAGAGTCTATTCGACTATTGATCAGAATGTTGAGGGAGGGTATGAGACCCGATCACGTGTCATTGACCGGTGCTGTCTCAGCCTGCAGTCAAGAAGGAAATTTCGAGCTGGGGAGGCAGATCCATGGCTTGTCTGTGAAAATAGGGCAGGGGAAGCACACCTCTGTCTGTAATATCTTGATGGCCATATATTCGAAGGCACAGGCAACTGAAGATGTGAAGCTAGTCTTCAAGAACATGTTGGAGCGGAATGTCATCTCTTGGACTACGATGATTTCTGCGGACGAGAGGGAAGCTGTCTCTCTTTTTAACAGCATGAGATGGGAAGGAATTTGCCCGAATGATGTTACATTTGTTGGGCTTCTCCACTCCATCACAAGCAGAAATTTGGTACCGGAAGGTCGGATGGTTCATGGGTATTGCATAAGAACCGGTTTTACTTCGGAATTGAATGTTTCAAATTGCCTCATAACCATGTATGCGAAGTTTGAAGAGATGGAGAGTGCTAAGAGGGTTTTTGAAGAGGCTCCCAGCAGAGAGATCATATCTTGGAATGCTTTAATATCTGGGTATGCTCAGAATGGAATGTGTCAAGAAGCTTTGGAGATGTATTTCTCCGCCATAATGGAATCATTTCAGCCGAACCCATACACATTTGGGAGTGCGTTGAGTGCAATAGGCTCTGCTGAGAGTATTTCACTCAGGCAAGGTCAAAGGTGCCATTCTCATATAATAAAACTCGGCCTGGACTCCAATTCGATTGTCTCAGGCTCTCTTCTTGATATGTACGCAAAGCGTGGGAGCATCTCTGAGTCTCTCAGCGTGTTCAGTCAGACTTCTCGAAGGAGCCAGTTTGCTTGGACTGCCATAATTTCTGCTCACGCAAGGCATGGGGACTACGACTCAGCGATGGAGTTatttaaggagatggaagaagaaggagtGAAACCCGACTTGATCACTTACCTTTCCGTGTTAACTGCCTGTGGTAGAAAGGGGATGGTTGATGTAGGGCGTGAGGTCTTCAAGTCAATGATCAGAGACCACTCAATCGAACCGTCGCACGAGCACTACTCTTGCATGGTGGACATGCTGGGTCGAGCAGGGCAGCTCAATGAGGCAGAGGAGCTTCTGGGTCAAACCCCAGGAGGTCCAAGACTCTCGGCCCTGCAGAGTCTGCTAGGCGCCTGCAGGGTGCACGGGAACATGGAGATGGCTGAGAGGGTAGTGGACGCGCTGATGGAGATTGAGCCAATGGAATCAGGTTCGTATGTTCTGATGTCGAACTTGTACGCCGAGAAGGGGCACTGGGAGAAGGTTGCAGAGATAAGGAAGGGGATGAGGGAGAGGGGAGTGGTGAAGGAGATTGGGTTCAGCTGGGTGGATGATGGTTCATTGAGCTTGCACGGTTTCTCCTCCGGAGACATGTCCCACCCTCAATCCGATGATATCTTTAGCATGGCACATTGTTTAGGATTAGAAATGCAATTCTTAAGAGAGAAGGATGATGGAGAGGACAGCTGCAATATAAGCTCGACGAGGGAGGAAAGCTTGGCCTCGCTGTAA
- the LOC116197769 gene encoding uncharacterized protein LOC116197769, producing MAPKGDGILEWTDALESAFIDVLLEKFTRTHTTSWKGKDWQQMNKELEEQFPGTTLGIKKLQQKLRRLRTQYTQFTELVSHTGVGWDETTNTVKASAHVWDKFIKKNSGYKSFQAKGFKHYNSLNELFRSKTATGALRMSSAEPPKSPETYARMEEEFLAAAANRGKEPVNLEEGSGDSDDPVHEVAEPVVTASRRQVRRRSSNADSRLQECLDMLKCNMSRREKERICTPPTSKRSKSVTSPPKPAPGSIEESMAVLNVLRPQLSIEEYLVASDCLAKDEQTRRMFMCLLDDTRLPWVRRLVAP from the exons ATGGCCCCCAAGGGTGATGGAATACTTGAGTGGACAGATGCATTGGAGAGTGCTTTCATTGACGTGTTGCTCGAGAAGTTCACAAGGACGCATACTACATCTTGGAAAGGAAAGGATTGGCAACAAATGAATAAGGAGCTGGAAGAGCAATTTCCAGGCACCACTCTCGGCATCAAGAAGTTGCAGCAGAAGCTTCGAAGGCTGCGGACCCAATACACGCAGTTCACTGAGCTTGTTTCGCACACTGGTGTCGGTTGGGATGAGACAACCAACACGGTGAAGGCAAGTGCTCATGTGTGGGACAAATTTATTAAG AAGAACAGTGGGTACAAGAGTTTCCAAGCAAAAGGCTTCAAGCATTACAACTCATTAAATGAGTTGTTCAGATCTAAGACAGCAACAGGTGCGTTACGAATGTCGTCTGCAGAACCACCAAAGAGCCCAGAAACTTATGCACGCATGGAAGAAGAATTCCTAGCAGCAGCGGCAAATCGGGGAAAAGAACCAGTCAATCTTGAAGAGGGCTCCGGCGATAGTGATGACCCGGTCCATGAGGTTGCCGAACCTGTTGTTACAGCGTCCCGTCGGCAAGTGCGTAGAAGGAGTTCCAACGCTGACTCCCGATTGCAAGAGTGCCTCGACATGTTGAAGTGCAATATGAGCAGgagggagaaggagagaaTTTGTACCCCTCCGACATCgaagagaagtaaatctgtgaCGAGCCCTCCAAAACCAGCTCCGGGTTCTATCGAAGAGTCGATGGCTGTACTGAATGTTTTGCGTCCACAACTGTCCATTGAAGAGTACCTCGTGGCCAGTGATTGTCTAGCAAAGGATGAGCAGACAAGGCGTATGTTCATGTGCTTGCTCGATGATACAAGGCTTCCATGGGTTCGTCGCCTTGTTGCCCCTTGA